From a region of the Streptococcus ruminantium genome:
- the nspC gene encoding carboxynorspermidine decarboxylase, whose amino-acid sequence MRIEEIPTPAYIIDEVKLEKNLQILKSVQDQTGCKVLLAQKAFSMYATYPLISQYLAGTTASGLYEAKLGREEFGGEVHVFAPAFKDTDLEEILEIADHIVFNSERQLRKHVEKCREVGVSIGLRINPECSTQGEHALYDPCAAGSRFGVRIDQFSEDLLDLVDGLHFHTLCEQNADDLKITLDAVEERFGSYLHRIKWLNMGGGHHITREDYDLRLLVSSIQHIQETYGVEVYIEPGEAIALNAGYLATEVLDIVENGIETLILDTSATCHMPDVLEMPYRPPLRSGFEAGEKDYTYRLSSNTCLTGDIIGDYSFEQPIQIGDKLYFEDMAIYSFVKNNTFNGIGLPSLVLMDNQGECRIVKTFGYEDFKGRLS is encoded by the coding sequence ATGAGAATAGAAGAAATCCCAACGCCAGCCTACATCATTGATGAAGTTAAACTAGAAAAAAATCTTCAAATCCTCAAGTCTGTCCAAGATCAAACCGGCTGTAAGGTTCTTTTGGCTCAAAAGGCTTTTTCCATGTATGCCACCTATCCATTGATTAGCCAATACTTAGCTGGAACGACCGCCTCAGGACTCTATGAAGCAAAATTAGGTCGAGAAGAGTTTGGCGGCGAAGTTCATGTCTTCGCCCCAGCTTTTAAGGATACAGATTTGGAAGAAATATTAGAGATTGCGGACCATATTGTTTTTAATTCGGAACGCCAGTTGCGAAAGCATGTTGAAAAATGCAGAGAAGTTGGTGTTAGTATCGGTCTACGTATCAATCCAGAATGTTCTACTCAGGGAGAGCATGCCCTATATGACCCCTGTGCAGCAGGTTCTCGTTTTGGTGTCCGAATAGACCAGTTTTCAGAAGACTTGTTGGACCTAGTGGATGGCTTGCATTTCCATACTCTGTGTGAACAAAATGCCGACGACTTGAAAATAACTCTGGATGCTGTTGAGGAAAGATTTGGGTCTTATCTCCACCGTATCAAGTGGCTCAATATGGGGGGCGGTCATCACATAACAAGAGAGGATTATGATCTGAGGTTACTTGTTTCCTCTATCCAGCATATACAAGAAACCTATGGAGTAGAAGTTTATATCGAACCGGGTGAGGCTATTGCCCTCAATGCAGGCTATCTTGCGACCGAAGTTCTTGATATTGTAGAAAATGGTATTGAAACCCTGATCTTGGATACTTCAGCCACCTGTCATATGCCAGATGTCTTAGAAATGCCTTATCGCCCACCTTTGCGATCTGGTTTTGAGGCAGGTGAGAAAGACTATACCTATCGCCTATCTTCCAATACATGTTTGACTGGTGATATTATTGGTGATTATTCCTTTGAGCAACCTATTCAGATTGGTGATAAGCTCTACTTTGAAGACATGGCTATCTATTCTTTTGTCAAAAACAACACCTTTAACGGCATCGGATTGCCAAGTCTGGTTTTGATGGATAATCAAGGTGAGTGTCGCATCGTCAAGACTTTCGGTTATGAGGATTTTAAGGGGAGGCTATCGTGA
- the aguA gene encoding agmatine deiminase, with translation MMKSPKEAGYRMPAEYEPHHGTLMIWPTRPGSWPFDGQGAKKAFAQVIFTIAESEQVYLLVDKAHLAEAQMILGDSVVYLDIPTNDAWARDTGPTILLNENSRALSVNWAFNAWGGDYDGLYQNYEADDQVASRFSHIIGLPIYDCHPFVLEGGAIHSDGEGTILVTESCLLSPGRNPHLIKEEIEQVLLDSLGAEKIIWLPYGIYNDETNEHVDNVAAFVGPAELVLAWTDDETDPQFFMSKADLDYLATQVDAKGRKFTVHKLPIPKNPILVTEEDLPGYAYEVGEEERAVGERLAASYVNFYISNGAVLVPQFGDIHDVMAVEILASLFPTRKIVGIPARDILLGGGNIHCITQQIPAFRKENL, from the coding sequence GTGATGAAAAGTCCAAAAGAGGCTGGATATCGCATGCCTGCTGAATACGAGCCCCATCATGGTACCCTCATGATCTGGCCGACTAGACCAGGCTCATGGCCTTTTGATGGTCAAGGAGCCAAGAAGGCCTTTGCACAGGTTATTTTTACGATTGCTGAAAGTGAGCAGGTCTATCTCTTAGTGGATAAGGCGCATTTGGCAGAAGCTCAGATGATACTAGGAGACTCTGTGGTCTATCTAGATATTCCTACTAACGATGCTTGGGCGCGTGATACCGGTCCTACCATTTTGCTTAATGAAAATAGCAGAGCTTTGTCTGTCAACTGGGCCTTCAATGCTTGGGGCGGTGACTACGATGGTCTCTACCAGAATTATGAAGCCGATGATCAAGTAGCCAGCCGATTCAGCCACATTATCGGCTTACCTATTTATGATTGTCACCCCTTTGTCTTAGAAGGTGGTGCTATCCATAGTGATGGTGAGGGAACAATTCTGGTGACCGAATCCTGTTTACTCAGTCCAGGGCGCAATCCTCATCTGATAAAAGAGGAGATTGAGCAAGTTTTACTAGATAGTCTGGGAGCTGAAAAAATTATTTGGTTGCCCTACGGGATCTACAATGATGAAACCAATGAGCATGTAGACAATGTAGCTGCCTTTGTCGGTCCAGCGGAGCTTGTTCTAGCTTGGACAGATGACGAAACGGATCCTCAATTTTTTATGTCAAAAGCCGATTTGGACTATCTGGCAACTCAAGTGGATGCCAAAGGAAGAAAGTTCACAGTCCACAAACTCCCAATTCCAAAGAATCCTATTTTGGTGACAGAAGAGGATCTGCCGGGTTATGCCTATGAAGTAGGGGAGGAAGAGAGGGCTGTCGGTGAACGCTTAGCGGCTTCTTATGTTAATTTTTATATTAGTAATGGAGCAGTCTTAGTGCCTCAATTTGGGGATATTCATGATGTGATGGCTGTCGAGATTTTAGCCTCTCTTTTTCCCACTAGGAAAATTGTTGGAATACCAGCCCGTGACATCCTTTTGGGAGGAGGCAATATCCATTGTATTACCCAGCAAATTCCAGCATTTAGAAAGGAAAATCTATGA
- the aguB gene encoding N-carbamoylputrescine amidase → MRQVTVAAIQMQCSQELVENLVTAERLVRQASQQGAQIILLPELFERPYFCQERQYDYYGYAKSVEENDAIQHFIPIARELQVVLPISFYEKDGNSLYNSIAVIDADGSVLGVYRKTHIPDDHYYQEKFYFTPGDTGFKVWETRYAKIGIGICWDQWFPETARCLALNGAELLFYPTAIGSEPILETDSQGHWQRTMQGHAAANILPVIAANRIGLEEVGPSVENGGQSSSLNFYGSSFMTDETGGLLIKASRDEEEILLASYDLDKGARERLDWGLFRDRRPYMYKRIVE, encoded by the coding sequence ATGAGACAGGTTACAGTAGCAGCTATCCAGATGCAGTGCAGTCAAGAACTGGTTGAAAATCTAGTGACCGCAGAACGCTTGGTTCGACAAGCAAGTCAGCAAGGTGCGCAAATTATCCTTTTACCAGAACTCTTTGAACGTCCTTATTTTTGTCAGGAGCGCCAGTACGACTATTATGGCTATGCCAAGTCGGTAGAAGAAAATGATGCCATTCAACACTTTATTCCCATTGCAAGAGAGTTGCAAGTAGTTTTACCTATTTCTTTCTATGAAAAAGATGGCAATAGTCTCTACAATTCTATTGCAGTGATTGATGCTGATGGCTCTGTATTGGGCGTTTACCGTAAGACCCACATTCCTGATGACCATTATTACCAAGAGAAATTTTACTTCACACCGGGCGATACAGGCTTTAAGGTATGGGAGACTCGCTATGCTAAGATTGGTATTGGTATTTGTTGGGACCAGTGGTTTCCAGAAACAGCCCGTTGTTTAGCCCTTAATGGAGCAGAATTACTCTTTTATCCGACAGCTATCGGGTCTGAGCCAATTCTGGAAACAGATAGTCAAGGGCATTGGCAGCGGACCATGCAGGGACATGCAGCAGCAAATATTCTTCCGGTTATTGCCGCCAACCGTATCGGTTTGGAAGAAGTAGGTCCTTCTGTGGAAAATGGTGGTCAGTCATCTAGCCTGAATTTTTATGGGTCTTCCTTTATGACTGATGAAACAGGTGGCTTACTAATCAAGGCCAGTCGCGATGAAGAAGAGATCTTGCTTGCTAGTTATGATTTAGACAAAGGTGCACGCGAGCGCTTGGATTGGGGACTTTTCAGAGATCGCAGACCGTATATGTATAAGCGCATTGTAGAATAA